A stretch of the Poseidonibacter parvus genome encodes the following:
- a CDS encoding F0F1 ATP synthase subunit B', which translates to MLDISPVLLLSSGVIFLLVLARLNSCLFKPLLKHMDDRSASISKDLEDAKSNGANVDGMIAEANNAIAQAKKEATAIREQAYKEAKESADAKLASAKSNLEAKSEEFAKNLQDETKALRDSLVSTMPQFNESLKAKLSSI; encoded by the coding sequence ATGTTAGACATAAGTCCTGTATTATTGCTTAGCTCTGGTGTTATCTTTCTATTAGTTCTTGCTAGACTAAACAGCTGTTTATTCAAGCCATTACTTAAGCACATGGATGATAGATCAGCTTCTATTTCTAAAGATTTAGAAGATGCAAAATCAAACGGTGCGAACGTTGATGGAATGATTGCAGAAGCAAACAATGCGATTGCCCAAGCAAAAAAAGAAGCAACTGCTATTAGGGAACAAGCCTATAAGGAAGCCAAAGAGAGTGCTGATGCAAAACTTGCGAGTGCTAAATCTAATTTAGAAGCAAAATCTGAAGAATTTGCTAAAAACTTACAAGATGAAACTAAAGCTCTAAGAGATTCTTTAGTATCTACAATGCCTCAATTTAATGAGAGCCTAAAAGCTAAGCTTAGCTCAATTTAA
- a CDS encoding ParB/RepB/Spo0J family partition protein has product MALGRGLGELLGEVESAYESNNTDDYNSKVVDLDLSLIQANPNQPRKIFDEEKLQELSSSIVEHGLLQPISVIQNEDDTFTLISGERRLRAHKLANLQTVKSIVLDIDTLKLRELALIENIQRDDLNIIELAYSYAQLINEHNLTHEELSKKVFKSRTSITNTLRLLQLSSYVQQSLASNKISAGHAKIMLGLSDNEQKMVCDSIIGQKLSVRETEKLVKDLKEKINPKVKTSKKSSDFDFKPLSNLLTQLQSSDLKVKAEKNYFKIEINSQEDIEKISSYFKLQ; this is encoded by the coding sequence ATGGCATTAGGTAGAGGATTAGGAGAATTATTAGGTGAAGTTGAATCAGCTTACGAAAGCAATAATACAGATGATTATAATTCAAAAGTTGTAGATTTAGACCTTTCTTTAATACAAGCTAATCCAAATCAACCTAGAAAAATCTTTGATGAAGAAAAACTACAAGAATTAAGCTCTTCAATTGTTGAGCATGGATTATTACAACCTATAAGTGTAATACAAAATGAAGATGATACTTTTACTCTAATTTCTGGTGAAAGAAGATTAAGAGCACATAAATTAGCTAACTTACAAACAGTAAAATCTATTGTTTTAGATATTGATACTTTAAAATTAAGAGAATTAGCTTTAATTGAAAATATTCAAAGAGATGACTTAAATATAATTGAATTAGCATATTCATATGCACAATTAATTAACGAACATAATCTTACACACGAAGAATTATCAAAAAAAGTGTTTAAAAGTAGAACATCAATTACAAATACTCTAAGATTATTACAATTAAGCTCTTATGTTCAACAATCACTTGCAAGTAATAAAATTTCAGCAGGTCATGCTAAAATTATGTTAGGTTTGAGTGACAATGAACAAAAAATGGTATGTGATTCAATAATTGGACAAAAACTGTCAGTTAGAGAAACTGAAAAGCTTGTAAAAGACTTAAAAGAAAAGATTAATCCTAAAGTTAAAACAAGTAAAAAGTCTTCAGATTTTGATTTCAAACCTTTATCAAACTTACTAACACAACTACAGTCAAGTGACCTAAAAGTCAAGGCTGAGAAGAATTATTTTAAAATTGAAATCAACTCACAAGAAGATATAGAAAAAATTTCTTCTTACTTTAAGTTACAATAG
- a CDS encoding ParA family protein, which produces MTEIIAIANQKGGVGKTTTAVNLSAALAIEGKRVLLIDADPQANATTSLGFHRDTYEYNIYHVMLGTKELNEIILDSEIENLKVAPSNIGLVGIEKEFYKNTKERELVLKRKIDPIKKDFDYIIIDSPPALGPITINTLSASNSVLIPIQCEFFALEGLAQLLSTIKLVKQTINKGLLIRGFLPTMYSSQNNLSKQVFADLAQHFENKLFKIDESSYVVIPRNIKLAESPSFGKPIMLYDASASGTKAYTNLARAITA; this is translated from the coding sequence ATGACAGAGATAATAGCAATAGCTAATCAAAAAGGCGGAGTAGGGAAAACTACTACTGCTGTTAATTTAAGTGCTGCATTAGCAATAGAAGGTAAAAGAGTATTATTAATTGATGCTGACCCACAAGCTAATGCTACAACATCTTTAGGTTTCCATAGAGATACTTATGAATACAATATCTATCATGTAATGTTAGGAACTAAAGAGTTAAATGAAATTATTTTAGATTCAGAAATTGAAAACTTAAAAGTTGCTCCTTCAAATATTGGATTAGTTGGAATTGAAAAAGAGTTTTACAAAAATACTAAAGAGCGAGAATTAGTTTTAAAAAGAAAAATCGACCCAATAAAAAAAGATTTTGATTACATTATTATTGATTCACCACCAGCACTAGGTCCTATTACTATTAATACATTAAGTGCTTCAAATTCAGTACTAATACCAATTCAATGTGAATTCTTTGCACTTGAAGGTTTAGCACAATTATTAAGTACTATTAAATTAGTAAAACAAACAATTAATAAAGGCCTTTTAATTAGAGGTTTTCTTCCTACAATGTACTCATCTCAAAATAACTTGTCAAAGCAAGTATTTGCAGATTTAGCACAACATTTTGAAAATAAATTATTCAAAATTGATGAAAGTTCTTATGTAGTAATTCCAAGAAATATTAAACTTGCAGAAAGTCCAAGTTTTGGAAAACCAATTATGTTATATGACGCAAGTGCTAGTGGTACTAAAGCATATACAAATCTTGCACGTGCAATTACTGCATAA
- a CDS encoding biotin--[acetyl-CoA-carboxylase] ligase, translated as MKIIKLDEVDSTHTYLKDYIKTNGYSEAICITSDYQTNGIGSRGNSWTGTKGNLFFSFVLNKNELPKDLPIQSASIYFSFILKDILKTIGSEVWLKWPNDFYISDKKIGGTITTVSNDLIYCGIGLNLINVNEEFGKLDISITSDNILKSYFNKLKLKDSWKQIFSEFKIEFQNSRKFQASVGDEKVSLENALLNDDGSIQVNNKKVFSLR; from the coding sequence ATGAAAATAATAAAACTAGACGAAGTTGATTCAACACATACATATTTAAAAGATTATATAAAAACAAATGGATATAGCGAAGCTATTTGTATAACAAGTGATTATCAGACTAATGGTATTGGAAGTCGTGGAAATTCTTGGACAGGAACAAAAGGAAATTTATTTTTCTCTTTTGTTTTAAATAAAAATGAATTACCAAAAGATTTACCAATACAAAGTGCCTCAATATATTTTTCATTTATTTTAAAAGACATTTTAAAAACTATAGGTTCAGAAGTTTGGCTTAAATGGCCAAATGACTTTTATATTAGTGATAAAAAAATTGGTGGTACAATTACAACAGTTTCAAATGATTTAATTTATTGTGGAATAGGATTAAATTTAATAAATGTAAATGAAGAATTTGGAAAACTTGATATTTCTATAACTAGCGATAATATTTTAAAAAGTTACTTTAATAAATTAAAACTAAAAGATTCATGGAAGCAAATTTTTAGTGAATTTAAGATAGAATTTCAAAATAGTCGAAAGTTCCAAGCTAGCGTTGGTGATGAAAAAGTTTCACTTGAAAACGCTTTATTAAATGATGATGGTTCTATCCAAGTTAACAATAAAAAGGTATTTAGTTTAAGATGA